AAAGAAAGCCATCTGTGGTCACCAGATCTACTTTTGGCTTTGAGGGAAGTAGACTGAGTACACGCTGCAAAACCCTTGCTGTAGTACTTTTGCCCACGGCAACCGATCCGGCGATACCGATGATGTATGGAAGTTTGCTTTCTTCCTTACCAAAGAAACGATTTGTTCGCTGATGAAGACTTTGGAAACGATCAATATGAATTTCAAGGAAATGACTCAACGGGACATAGACTTCTTCTATCTCCTGATTTGTCAGGGGTTCATTCAGTGCATGGAGGGTTTCCAAGTCTTCGACACTGAAGTTGTGCAAGACTTTCCCGTTTAAATTTTTCCAGTCTTCACGTTTGATCGATCGAAAAGGCGAGTCTATTGCTATTTGTGGATCCAATTGCATCGTTTGCTTTATTTTTAATACAAATATCTTTGTTTCAGCATAAGTGACCTTTCCTATTCGATTTTAACGATTTTAAAGGCCGTTTTTGCGCGGGCAAATATAAATACTGTTATTCGTTATCCCAAGAAACGCTACAAATGATTCGACGTTATTATAATAGGATTTGTTACTATTTTATGGACGGGGCACTTCTCAGCAATTTTAAATAGCCGCTGCTTTTGGACTTCGTCTAAATCTCCTTTAAAACTAATATAGCATTGTATATAGGTGGTTTGTTGTTGCTCACTCGTTTGTACTTCATGAGTTAGACGAACCAATACTTCTTCTAGGGGCCAGTCCTTCCTGTCAGCATACATTTTTACGGTAATGGCCTTGCAGCTCCCTAAGGAGGATAGTAGTAAGGGAATGGGATTGATGCCCTCATCTTCACCCCCTAAATCTTTTGGTTCATCCACTGTTAGCTGATGCTTTCCGTAGTGTACTGTGGTTGTATAGGGAATTTTCCCTATTGAAACGATTACTTCATTGTCCATACAATTTATAATTAAGCTTCAGCATCTTCCAATAGGCCTTCAATAATCAGGCTTCCTGTTGCTGGATTTGTTGCCAATGGCACATTATAAAGATCACATACACGCATAAGCATTTGAATATCCGGTTCATGTGCGTGTTTTCCTAGTGGATCGCGAAAGAAAATGATTCCATCAACCTTTCCTTCAGCAGCTAATGCCGCAATCTGTGCATCGCCGCCCATTGGGCCACTTAGTTTCAATTCTACCGGGAGCCCAGTTTGTCTGACATATGAACCCGTA
The genomic region above belongs to Sphingobacterium zeae and contains:
- a CDS encoding OsmC family protein; its protein translation is MDNEVIVSIGKIPYTTTVHYGKHQLTVDEPKDLGGEDEGINPIPLLLSSLGSCKAITVKMYADRKDWPLEEVLVRLTHEVQTSEQQQTTYIQCYISFKGDLDEVQKQRLFKIAEKCPVHKIVTNPIIITSNHL
- a CDS encoding methylglyoxal synthase; this encodes MKKTIALIAHDGKKPEMVAFVKDHQDLLERADIIATGTTGSYVRQTGLPVELKLSGPMGGDAQIAALAAEGKVDGIIFFRDPLGKHAHEPDIQMLMRVCDLYNVPLATNPATGSLIIEGLLEDAEA